In Pseudorasbora parva isolate DD20220531a chromosome 20, ASM2467924v1, whole genome shotgun sequence, a single window of DNA contains:
- the LOC137049346 gene encoding gastrula zinc finger protein XlCGF57.1-like isoform X1, whose product MKMEFIKEESEDIKMVFIKEESEDIKMVFIKEESEDVKIEETFRVKDEKTEEQTDLMSLKEESQDLNDMEEKDQYEKQHDFTTEETVFSFSQIENTSSQSFSQQGNLNAPMTVCTGEETYTCQQCGKTYRNKGFYNRHMRTHDRENPFTCQQCGKSFTIKGTFTKHIETHTREMPFTCQKCGKCFILKRNFNRHMKTHPSKKPFTCRRCGMSFGLQGTLKKHIKTHFGETPYTCRQCGMSFTLKENYTQHLRTHTRVTPYTRRRREKSFEQHVNLKDHMLVHSYTCPQCEMIFNQKGQFEGHIRIHIEEKPYAC is encoded by the exons ATGAAGAtggagtttattaaagaggagagtgaagacataAAAATGGTGTtcattaaagaggagagtgaagacataAAAATGGTGTtcattaaagaggagagtgaagacgtgaagattgaagaaacattcagAGTGAAAGATGAAAaaactgaggaacaaacag ATCTGATGTCACTGAAAGAGGAGAGTCAAGATCTGAATGACATGGAAGAGAAAGATCAATATGAGAAGCAGCATGATTTCACAACTGAAGAAACTGTTTTTAGTTTCTCACAGATTGAAAACACTTCCTCACAGAGTTTCAGTCAACAAGGAAACCTCAATGCTCCCATGACGGTTTGCACTGGAGAGGAaacttacacctgccaacaatgTGGAAAGACTTACAGAAATAAAGGTTTCTATAACAGGCACATGAGAACTCACGATAGAGAGAACcctttcacctgccaacaatgtggaaaaagtttcacTATTAAAGGTACCTTTACCAAGCACATAGAAACTCACACTAGAGAGATGCCTTTCACCTGCCAAAAATGTGGAAAGTGTTTCATTCTTAAAAGAAACTTTAACAGGCACATGAAAACTCACCCTAGCAAGAAGCCTTTCACCTGCCGACGGTGTGGAATGAGTTTCGGTCTTCAAGGAACCTTAAAAAAGCACATAAAAACTCACTTTGGAGAAACGCCTTACACCTGCCGACAGTGTGGAATGAGTTTCACTCTTAAAGAAAACTATACGCAGCACTTAAGAACTCACACTAGAGTAACACCTTATACCCGTCGACGGCGTGAAAAGAGTTTTGAACAACATGTAAACCTTAAAGACCACATGCTAGTTCATTCCTACACGTGCCCTCAGTGTGAAATGATTTTCAATCAAAAAGGACAGTTTGAAGGCCACATAAGGATTCACATTGAAGAGAAGCCTTATGCCTGCTAA
- the LOC137049346 gene encoding gastrula zinc finger protein XlCGF57.1-like isoform X2, producing the protein MKMEFIKEESEDIKMVFIKEESEDVKIEETFRVKDEKTEEQTDLMSLKEESQDLNDMEEKDQYEKQHDFTTEETVFSFSQIENTSSQSFSQQGNLNAPMTVCTGEETYTCQQCGKTYRNKGFYNRHMRTHDRENPFTCQQCGKSFTIKGTFTKHIETHTREMPFTCQKCGKCFILKRNFNRHMKTHPSKKPFTCRRCGMSFGLQGTLKKHIKTHFGETPYTCRQCGMSFTLKENYTQHLRTHTRVTPYTRRRREKSFEQHVNLKDHMLVHSYTCPQCEMIFNQKGQFEGHIRIHIEEKPYAC; encoded by the exons ATGAAGAtggagtttattaaagaggagagtgaagacataAAAATGGTGTtcattaaagaggagagtgaagac gtgaagattgaagaaacattcagAGTGAAAGATGAAAaaactgaggaacaaacag ATCTGATGTCACTGAAAGAGGAGAGTCAAGATCTGAATGACATGGAAGAGAAAGATCAATATGAGAAGCAGCATGATTTCACAACTGAAGAAACTGTTTTTAGTTTCTCACAGATTGAAAACACTTCCTCACAGAGTTTCAGTCAACAAGGAAACCTCAATGCTCCCATGACGGTTTGCACTGGAGAGGAaacttacacctgccaacaatgTGGAAAGACTTACAGAAATAAAGGTTTCTATAACAGGCACATGAGAACTCACGATAGAGAGAACcctttcacctgccaacaatgtggaaaaagtttcacTATTAAAGGTACCTTTACCAAGCACATAGAAACTCACACTAGAGAGATGCCTTTCACCTGCCAAAAATGTGGAAAGTGTTTCATTCTTAAAAGAAACTTTAACAGGCACATGAAAACTCACCCTAGCAAGAAGCCTTTCACCTGCCGACGGTGTGGAATGAGTTTCGGTCTTCAAGGAACCTTAAAAAAGCACATAAAAACTCACTTTGGAGAAACGCCTTACACCTGCCGACAGTGTGGAATGAGTTTCACTCTTAAAGAAAACTATACGCAGCACTTAAGAACTCACACTAGAGTAACACCTTATACCCGTCGACGGCGTGAAAAGAGTTTTGAACAACATGTAAACCTTAAAGACCACATGCTAGTTCATTCCTACACGTGCCCTCAGTGTGAAATGATTTTCAATCAAAAAGGACAGTTTGAAGGCCACATAAGGATTCACATTGAAGAGAAGCCTTATGCCTGCTAA